AGTGGTCGGAAGTCGCTGAACCGTTCGGCGAGGTTAGCGAATAGTTTTTGGACCCTGGTGAAGTCGTCCCCCAGCTTTTCCAACCGTTGCGAGGTCTTATCGGTTTGCTGGATGGTGCTGTTCAGACCTTCTGACACGTCCACAATCTTGATGCCAAGATCATCGAAGAACGCGGTGAGTGCATCACCGATGTTCTGCAGCGGATCACCGCCACTGGCGCGGTTGTTGGCGATGCCCTGCATCGCTTCCAAGACCTTCCCAACACCGTCGACGATCTCATTCTTGCCAGCCGACAGGTCCGGGCCACCACCGCTGGGCTTGCCCAGCGTCGGCAGTCCGAAGCTACCGCCGTCGTCTTCCTTCTTGTCCTTATTCTCTTCCGGGATATACACCGGAGCGACCTGGATCAGCATGGCTGGCAACACCATGTCTTGTACGTTGGCTGCCCAGCCGAAGCAGGCCTTTCCGCCATCCTGGTTGATCGGGGTGAACGGCAGCACAATCCACTGCGCTTGCGTGTTGCCGCGACCGTCCGCGCCACCCAGGCCGGCTCCCATATTCAGGTCCACGTAGCGCTGCGGAATCAGCGTGGAAGCCTGCGCCACCATCGGCACCTGTGCTTTCACCTTCTCGGTGATCTGCTGGCCACCCAGAGTGGTGATCGGCACCTCCATAGTCTTAGTGGACATGTTCTTGACGCAGTACTCGGTGGTGACGAGCCCGTCCGCGCCAATCATTTCGTCAGCGGTCACCGTCTCGCCGTTCAACGTGAACTTCGTGGTCAACTCAACCGGGACCTCGAAGTCCTGCGGCATCAGACCGACAGTGCGAACACTGCCCCAGGAGCCGTGATTATCTACTGGGGCGGTGACGGTGCCGTTGCCGTTGTCAGTGGGTTCGGCGAAATCGTCCAGACTGCGAACCGCGACTCCCTGGTCGGGATAGGTAACCGTTTCAGGGATGTCGCCACCGGGGATGGTGATCTGGGTGACTGACCAGCGGAAATCCACCAGGTCGGAGTTTGGCGCGCCGTCAGCGTCTACACGCAACTGCACACTCTGTCCAACGTCGACCGGAGCCGTGCTCGGCTCCGTAGGGGCAGAGGCAGGCGTGCTGACGGCAGTGGCACCGCCAGCTGCCGGACCGAGGGCGATGAAGCCGGCGGTGGCAGCCGCGATGGTGGCCTTGAGAGTACGTGAGGTATTCATCAGGCGTTGCTCACATTCTTGTCGAGATTGACGTCGGATTCGGAATCGGAGATTTCTGCGGTGTCGGCGGCATCCGTGGCCCCGTCCACCTCGGTGGACTCACCGTCGGGGTTGTCGTCGCCCTTGGCAGCAGCGCGCTGTTCCTGGTACTCGTCGTCGTCGGGGAGGAGAATCCGAACGAACATGCCGAACAGGTAACCAACCGACAGCGGCAGCAGCGCCTGGGCCATCGCGATCGGAAGCGAGGAGTTCAGGCTCTGCGGGTCCAGGTTGAACTGGTAGACGTACACGCCCGCCAGCGCCCCGGAGCCGAGGATCGCGCACAAGAACGCTGCTTCCTTGCGAGTCCAGAACGTCAGCAGCGCGATCAGTACGGTGGTGATCGTCGCGCCGAGCGCTAGACCGAAGGCGTTGTCGGTCATGGCGCTAGCACCGATGACGAAGCCCAACGCCCCGCAGATCAGACCAACCAACAGCCAGACCGACCGGGAGAAGTAGTTACCGCCAATCAAAAACGCAGCGACTACACCAGCTCCAATTGGCCCCTGAGCAGTCAACAACAGGTCGGGTCCCGTGATGTCGCCCATCATAAATAGCAGCCATGTTGCCAGGATGATCGCTAGTGCGATGACCCAGATCCTTCCCATCACGTTCTCCTCACGTGTTTGGTCTGCGAAAACAGCAGTCCCGAGGATGAGATTAGGAACTCTGTTACCGATCCGTGGCCGAATTCAAAAACTGTCCGAACTTTCCTATTTGGCCGGTACAAAACTCCCAACCTGGACATGCCGCCCAGGTATCCGCAAGTCGGTCAGCCCGCACCCCCGCGGCAACGGCGCTACGCTCCCCTTATGGCTCGCTATGGCGCTCAATATGGCCCCAACATCACCTTCCTCGGCGTCCCCGAATGTGACGCCGCAGAACCCGACAGCTACGCCGATTCCGACGTTGTCGTTATCGGTGCGCCATTTGACGGCGGGACCTCCGCCCGTCCGGGCGCTCGATTCGGCCCCAAAGCGCTGCGGGAGTCCTGCTACCTGGCGATGGATGGTTCCCGACCCAGCCTGGCACTGCGCACTGACGGGTTGAAAGATCTGAACGTTCGCGACGCCGGTGATGTGGAGATGTTCTCCGGGGACGCGCAGCGCTCCTGTGCTTCGTTGGAACGAGTCGTGCAACAGGTCGCGGAGAACGGCGCCATCCCGCTAATCCTCGGTGGTGACCACACCGTCACCTGGCCGAATGTGACCGGAGTTGCGCGGGCGGTCGGCTGGGGCAAAGTCTCGATCATTCACTTCGACGCCCACGCTGACACCGGCAACATCGAGTTCGGCTCCCTGATCGGCCACGGTCAACCGATGCGACGCCTGATCGAAAGTGGTGCCGCTCGCGGCGATCGGTTCCTGCAAATCGGCTTGCGTGGCTATTGGCCGGAGCCAGAGACGCTGGACTGGATGGCCGAGCAAGACATGCGCTCGTATGAGATGACCGAGATCGGGGCCCGCGGATTCGACATGGTGCTCACCGAAGCGATGCGGATCGCCACCTCTGACTGCGATGGGGTGTTCCTGTCAGTGGATATCGATGTCGCCGACCCAGCCCACGCGCCAGGTACCGGTACCCCGGAACCCGGCGGCTTGTCTGCGCGACAACTGCTCGATGCGGTCCGCAAGATCTGCTACACCGTTCCGATCGTGGGGATGGACATCGTGGAAGTAGCGCCGCCATATGACCAATCCGACATCACCGCGATGCTGGGTAATCGGGTGGTGCTGGAGGCGCTGTCGGCGCTGGCGCGCGCCCAAACGGATGCGGCCCGTGGCACCCACTGGGATCCGAAGATGCCGCTACTGGCCTATCGCGGTGACGACGCCTACGGCGCTGGTGAGAATCCCGACCATGGTGACGACGACGCTGTCGTCGAAGACTGACGTTTCGTAGCGGCCGACTACCGCCGCTGAACGGCGGTAGTCCCCCGTTCAGCGGAATACCGAGGCTGGGCACAACGTTTACCCTGAAACTGGGTGTCGTTCAGCCATCCTGCCGCCAGGAGGTCTCATGTCTCGGTTCAGCAAAAAAGATATGGCTCTGCTTGTGCTCGCAGCGGTCTACATCGTGATGCCGGTGGACCTCATTCCCGAGCTGATCACCGGGCCGCTGGGATTGACTGATGACATGGCTGCGGTCGCGATGATCGCCGCGGTCATTATGCGGTCGCGGCGCACCACTGCGGGTGCGGCCCCCTATGCCCCCGCCAGCGCCTACCCGCAGGCGCCCTACGGCTACCCGCAGCAGTAGCGCTCACCTATCTCGCCGGCCCAGCCGGACGCATCCGGTGGCCCCGGTCGTTGTTACCCGCGTGGCCCGCAGTAGCCGTCTCTCGAGACCGCTACCAGCCTGCCATCGGTTCGGGTTCCGTGTCGGTTCCTACTGTCGAGTGAGGAACCCGTAGGAGGAGTGGCTCCGTGATATTGATTCCGCGTAGGCTGCTCTCATCCGGTTGTCATGGCGGTGCCGGAAATCGCGGGCGGCGCCCGCAGGAGGACCAGCATGCGAATTCTGATTATCGGAGCGGGTGGAGTCGGTAGTTCAGCGGCGCTGATCGCGGCTCGACGAGACTTCTTCGAGCACATCGTGATCGCCGACTACGACGAGGCGCGCGCTCGCTCGGTGGTGGACCGGATCGACTCCGACAAGTTCACCACCGCACGAGTGGATGCCAGCAATCCCGATGCCGTCGCCGAGTTGTGCCGAACTCATCGGATCACTCATGTGCTCAATGTGGTGGACCCACGCTTCGTCACCGCCATCTTCGACGGGACGTTTGCCGCCGGTGCGAACTACCTCGACACCGCCATGTCGTTATCCGCACCCCACCCCAGCGACCCCCACCAGCAGACCGGGGTGAAACTGGGCGACTATCAGTTCAAACGCAGCCAAGCCTGGCAGGACGCCGGGCTACTCGCATTGTGTGGCATCGGTGTGGAGCCAGGTCTGGCCGATGTGTTCGCCCGCTACGCCGCCGATCACCTGTTCAGCAGCATCGACGAGATCGGGGTGCGCGACGGTGCCAATCTCATGGTCGCCGGCTACGACTTCGCGCCGTCGTTTTCGATTTGGACCACCATCGAGGAATGTCTCAACCCGCCAGTGATCTGGGAGAAGGACCGCGGCTGGTTCACCACTGCCCCGTTCAGTGAACCGGAAGTGTTCGATTTCCCTGAAGGCATCGGCCCGGTGGAATGCGTGAACGTGGAGCACGAGGAGGTGCTGCTGGTGCCGCGTTGGGTGGAGTGCAACCGGGTCACCTTCAAGTACGGCCTCGGCGAAGAATTCATCGACGTACTGCAAACTCTGCACAAGTTGGGGCTGGACCGCACCGACCCGGTGACGGTGCGCGGCAACCAGGTCAGCCCCCGTGATGTGGTGGCCGCTTGTCTGCCGGACCCGATGACATTGGGTGATGCCATGTCCGGCAAGACCTGCGCCGGAACCTGGGTCACCGGCACTGGCACCGACGGCAACCCGCGCGAGGTATACCTCTACCACGTCGCCGACAACGACTGGACCATGGCGGAATACGGAACCCAAGCGGTGGTGTGGCAGACCGCAATGAACCCAGTCATCGCCCTGGAACTGTTGGCCACCGGAGTCTGGTCCGGCGCGGGTGTACTGGGACCGGAAGCCTTTGATGCGGTGCCGTTCCTCGACCTGCTCGACAACAGACTCGGCCAACAGTGGGGTCAGCAGGAGCGAACCCCCGCCCAACAATGACATGCTGGCGGTAACTCAACCACGGCCAGCAGCACCGCCCAGCCTCCCCCGGCTGGGCCCGACCGCCAGGAGTGAGCGATGACGCAGCCCTTCGGACCCGACCTCGACCAGCGCCGCAATGTGGTCACCGAAATCCCGGGACCCCGTTCGCAGGAACTGGCACAACGCCGCAAGGCGGCGGTGTCCGCCGCGCTGGGTGCTGCCGTGCCGATTTATGCGGATCGCGCCGGTGGCGGTGTGGTGCTCGACGTGGACGGCAACACCCTGATCGATATGGGATCCGGTATCGCGGTCACCAACGTAGGAAACAGCGCCCCACTGGTGGTGGAAGGCATCACTGCGCAAGCACACTTACTCACCCACACCTGCTTCATGGTTGCTGGCTACGAGCCCTACATCCAGGTATGCGAGGAACTCAACGAACTGACCCCCGGAGATCACGAGAAACGGTCCGCGCTGTTCAACTCCGGCGCGGAAGCGGTGGAAAACGCAGTCAAAGTGGCGCGAGCGCACACCGGACGTAATGCGGTGGTGGCGGTGGAACATGGCTACCACGGCCGCACCAACCTGACGATGGCGTTGACCGCAAAAAACATGCCCTACAAACACAGTTTCGGCCCATTCGCGCCCGAGGTGTATCGGGTACCGACGTCCTATCCGTTGCGTGACAACCGCGACGGACCCACCGCCGCCGCGCGAGCGATCAGTCGGATTGAAGCAGAGATCTCGCCCGAGAACCTAGCAGCCATTCTGATTGAGCCAATCCAAGGCGAGGGTGGCTTCGTGGTCCCAGCAGAAGGTTTCCTGCCTGCGCTGCGCGACTGGTGTACCGAACACGATGTGGTCTTCATCGCCGACGAAATCCAAACCGGTTTTTGTCGCACCGGCGACTGGTTCGCC
This genomic interval from Actinomycetes bacterium contains the following:
- the speB gene encoding agmatinase gives rise to the protein MARYGAQYGPNITFLGVPECDAAEPDSYADSDVVVIGAPFDGGTSARPGARFGPKALRESCYLAMDGSRPSLALRTDGLKDLNVRDAGDVEMFSGDAQRSCASLERVVQQVAENGAIPLILGGDHTVTWPNVTGVARAVGWGKVSIIHFDAHADTGNIEFGSLIGHGQPMRRLIESGAARGDRFLQIGLRGYWPEPETLDWMAEQDMRSYEMTEIGARGFDMVLTEAMRIATSDCDGVFLSVDIDVADPAHAPGTGTPEPGGLSARQLLDAVRKICYTVPIVGMDIVEVAPPYDQSDITAMLGNRVVLEALSALARAQTDAARGTHWDPKMPLLAYRGDDAYGAGENPDHGDDDAVVED
- a CDS encoding DUF1232 domain-containing protein, giving the protein MSRFSKKDMALLVLAAVYIVMPVDLIPELITGPLGLTDDMAAVAMIAAVIMRSRRTTAGAAPYAPASAYPQAPYGYPQQ
- a CDS encoding saccharopine dehydrogenase NADP-binding domain-containing protein, which translates into the protein MRILIIGAGGVGSSAALIAARRDFFEHIVIADYDEARARSVVDRIDSDKFTTARVDASNPDAVAELCRTHRITHVLNVVDPRFVTAIFDGTFAAGANYLDTAMSLSAPHPSDPHQQTGVKLGDYQFKRSQAWQDAGLLALCGIGVEPGLADVFARYAADHLFSSIDEIGVRDGANLMVAGYDFAPSFSIWTTIEECLNPPVIWEKDRGWFTTAPFSEPEVFDFPEGIGPVECVNVEHEEVLLVPRWVECNRVTFKYGLGEEFIDVLQTLHKLGLDRTDPVTVRGNQVSPRDVVAACLPDPMTLGDAMSGKTCAGTWVTGTGTDGNPREVYLYHVADNDWTMAEYGTQAVVWQTAMNPVIALELLATGVWSGAGVLGPEAFDAVPFLDLLDNRLGQQWGQQERTPAQQ
- the gabT gene encoding 4-aminobutyrate--2-oxoglutarate transaminase is translated as MTQPFGPDLDQRRNVVTEIPGPRSQELAQRRKAAVSAALGAAVPIYADRAGGGVVLDVDGNTLIDMGSGIAVTNVGNSAPLVVEGITAQAHLLTHTCFMVAGYEPYIQVCEELNELTPGDHEKRSALFNSGAEAVENAVKVARAHTGRNAVVAVEHGYHGRTNLTMALTAKNMPYKHSFGPFAPEVYRVPTSYPLRDNRDGPTAAARAISRIEAEISPENLAAILIEPIQGEGGFVVPAEGFLPALRDWCTEHDVVFIADEIQTGFCRTGDWFACNHEDVIPDLITTAKGIAGGMPLAGVTGRAEMMDSVHVGGLGGTYGGNPVACAAAIGAIKTMREQDLTRRARELGAIMTDRLHSLAAQLDVIADVRGRGAMVAIEFAEPDSLEPIADLPKRIAAACAQQGVMVLTAGTYGNVIRLLPPLVMSDELITDAMDVITDAILTEAAK